The segment TCACTACCGGGAAATGGATCGCTTCAAACATGCGGCGGACTTGACGGTTGCGGCCTTCATGAATCGTAATTTCGATCAGCGAATGCTTGCCGTCCGGATCGATGTCCACGTAATCGACCTGAGCCGGAGCCGTCATCCCATCCTCCAGCTCGATCCCCTGCGCCAGCTTGTCCAGCAGGCTGCCGTGAGGCACGCCTTTCACCATGGCATGGTAGGTCTTGGGGATTTCATGCCGCGGGTGAGTCAATCTCTGCGAGAAATCGCCGTCATTGGTCAGCAGCAGCAGACCCTCGGTATCATAATCGAGCCGCCCTACCGGATATACACGCTGCTTGATGCCGCGCAGGTAGTCTGTGACTACCTTGCGGCCTTTCGGATCCGTTACGCTGGCGATTACGCCTTTCGGCTTGTGCAGGAGCAAGTAGACCTTCTCCTCCAGACGTATCGGACGCCCATTCACACTTATTTCATCCGTTGCCGGATCTACCTTGGCTCCCAGCGTATCGATCACTTCGCCGTTCACCTCTACCCGGCCGGCGCGAATCAAATCCTCGCACTTGCGGCGCGATGCCACACCGGCTTGCGCCAATACTTTTTGCAGACGTTCCATGCGTTTGTCTCACCTCTTCCCCTAATGATACCGATTCGCTGGGGAAATCACAAGCTTGCTCCATGGAAAGTATGGTCCCGGGCAATCTGTATTGTGACCGTGGAACATCAGGGTGGACAATCCGTACTTTCCAAACAGGCGAATAAGCAGCTTTTGCACAACAAAGCACTGCTCTTCCAATTGCCCTTCCGACATGCCGCCCAGACGCCGGGAGAAATCGCCTTCCAAGCAAATATGCACATAATCTGTGTCCTGCGGCTCTTCCGCTGCAATCACTGTTCCATCTTTTCGAATAAAAAAATCATAGCCCTTCCCGTTTATGGAAGGGCATGCTGCATGATGCATGACCACACCGATTGGCTGCAAGCACTTCACCTCGCAAATCAAGTGGAGATTGATTTACTATATGAAGCTGAATCAGCAGGTGTGCGCCGCCGGCTATTCTGCGCAAAGCGCATTAACCGAACACGATCAGGCAAATAAATACCGCTGCCAAAAAGCCGACAACATCCGAGATCAATCCGACCTTCAACGCATAACGGGAATTGCGGATGCCAACGGCTCCGAAGTAGACCGTCAACACATACAAAGTCGTATCGGTGCTGCCCTGCACCGTTGAGGCGATGCGCCCTATCATGGAGTCGGGTCCGTGCGTTTGAATCAGATCGGTAGTAAAGGCCAATGAGCCCGCCCCGGTGATAGGACGCAAAATGCCTAGCGGCAG is part of the Xylanibacillus composti genome and harbors:
- a CDS encoding pseudouridine synthase, translating into MERLQKVLAQAGVASRRKCEDLIRAGRVEVNGEVIDTLGAKVDPATDEISVNGRPIRLEEKVYLLLHKPKGVIASVTDPKGRKVVTDYLRGIKQRVYPVGRLDYDTEGLLLLTNDGDFSQRLTHPRHEIPKTYHAMVKGVPHGSLLDKLAQGIELEDGMTAPAQVDYVDIDPDGKHSLIEITIHEGRNRQVRRMFEAIHFPVVKLRRVRFGFLTLEGVPRNKYRHLTKQEVKELLDMAGRPGGQKLDTDT
- a CDS encoding peptidoglycan recognition protein family protein, with amino-acid sequence MQPIGVVMHHAACPSINGKGYDFFIRKDGTVIAAEEPQDTDYVHICLEGDFSRRLGGMSEGQLEEQCFVVQKLLIRLFGKYGLSTLMFHGHNTDCPGPYFPWSKLVISPANRYH
- a CDS encoding spore maturation protein; amino-acid sequence: MYEAINTISVWAIPAIIVFIPLYAYFKKVPVYESFVDGAKDGFNTAISIIPHLVGMMVAISVFRASGAMELLVNLIRPLVEAVGIPGEVLPLGILRPITGAGSLAFTTDLIQTHGPDSMIGRIASTVQGSTDTTLYVLTVYFGAVGIRNSRYALKVGLISDVVGFLAAVFICLIVFG